From a single Phragmites australis chromosome 7, lpPhrAust1.1, whole genome shotgun sequence genomic region:
- the LOC133923659 gene encoding uncharacterized protein LOC133923659: MTTDKGRPLPKFGQEDDRPRARDDEKTTGPGHAQAGIPPAFRDNGGAGNGVYRPDFKSSDSYQYMPPKRIKKKWFFCVPADSNSLLLLLLEKKGTVNCVPHQE; this comes from the exons ATGACGACG GACAAGGGGCGGCCGCTGCCCAAGTTTGGGCAAGAAGACGACCGGCCCCGGGCACGCGACGACGAGAAGACGACCGGTCCCGGGCACGCGCAGGCGGGCATCCCGCCGGCCTTCAGGGATAACGGCGGCGCCGGCAACGGCGTGTACAGGCCCGACTTCAAATCCAGCGACAGCTACCAGTACATGCCGCCCAAACGCATCAAG AAGAAGTGGTTCTTCTGTGTGCCTGCTGATTCTAActcgttgctgctgctgctgctggagaaaAAAGGAACTGTGAATTGTGTGCCTCACCAGGAGTAA
- the LOC133925004 gene encoding uncharacterized protein LOC133925004 isoform X2 → MFWHVPGLSAASPVDTILDKENFKLEDLLEEDEIIQECKALNTRLINFLRDKVQVEQLLCYIVEEAPEDAEKKRIFRFPFIACEIFTCEVDVIMKTLVEDEDLMNLLFSFLKPDHPHGTLSAGYFAKVVICLMLRKTLPLVSYVQDHPEIVSQLVDLIGITSIMEVLIRLIGADETMYSSYADSMQWLDDIKVLEMIVDKFSTSDSPEVHANAAEILCAITRYAPPALAAKISSPSFVGRLFQHAFESSRPKSVLVHSLAVCISLLDPKRLVSASYQAFCSQLSHGTLVTASPETVNGMLDSLGDLLKLLDISSAENVLPTTYGSLQPPLGKHRLKIVEFISVLLSIDSEAAEMRLIHLGAIKRAIDLFFEYPFNNFLHHHVENIIGSCLESKQDHLIGHALDECKLVTRILEADKYSALSTDLTKHTLSSEGKSPPRIGIVGHTTRIANKLIQLANTNIAVQSHLQNSGWIEWHSSILTKRNALENVYQWACGRPTSLQDRGRDSDDEDFRDRDYDVAALASNLSQAFKYGTYSNEDIDEAQVSLERDDEDVYFDDESAEVVISSLRLGDVQDSSLFTNSNWFAFDEDKALNDGPVTLEASSSPNSEKSSPEVDDEYDEVILGEVIDDTKGSKPPFPISNKDSSEESVHTVLTNGPVDKLEDDIRPPTPDVKESPPECVEWMEEESEPGVVAEKDTAVPNFEAGSEKQLNATDDVMPVEAKSEEEKASDNSFGSSMPEATAEEALPVSPDVNSIKHPEPVNDSTGLESPVDEQNHEKDENQGE, encoded by the exons ATGTTTTGGCACGTGCCTGGACTCTCCGCTGCATCACCT GTGGATACTATTTTGGACAAGGAAAATTTTAAGTTGGAGGATCTTCTCGAGGAGGATGAAATAATCCAGGAGTGCAAAGCACTGAATACCCGCCTAATAAATTT TTTGCGAGACAAGGTTCAAGTGGAGCAATTGCTCTGCTACATTGTAGAAGAGGCACCTGAGGatgcagaaaagaaaaggatatttAG ATTTCCTTTTATAGCTTGTGAAATATTTACGTGTGAAGTGGATGTCATCATGAAGACATTAGTGGAGGATGAAGAT CTCATGAATTTACTTTTCTCATTCCTGAAACCTGACCACCCTCATGGTACATTGTCTGCTGGTTACTTTGCCAAG GTAGTGATTTGCTTGATGCTGAGGAAGACACTCCCACTTGTTAGTTACGTGCAG GACCATCCTGAAATAGTTAGCCAACTTGTGGATCTTATTGGGATTACTTCTATCATGGAG GTTTTGATTCGCTTAATCGGTGCTGATGAAACTATGTATTCAAGTTACGCGGATTCTATGCAATGGTTAGATGACATAAAGGTCCTTGAGATGATTGTTGACAAGTTCAGCACATCA GATTCTCCTGAGGTTCATGCAAATGCTGCTGAAATCCTTTGTGCAATAACTAGATATGCCCCTCCAGCACTTGCTGCAAAGATTTCCAGTCCAAG CTTTGTGGGAAGATTATTTCAACATGCTTTTGAATCTTCAAGGCCTAAATCGGTGCTGGTCCACTCACTGGCAGTGTGCATATCTTTGTTAGATCCTAAGAGACTTGTATCAGCTTCCTACCAGGCTTTCTGTAGTCAGTTAAGCCATGGAACACTGGTCACTGCAAGTCCAGAAACAGTTAATGGCATGCTGGATAGCCTAG GTGATTTGTTAAAGCTGCTGGATATTTCATCTGCTGAAAATGTTCTGCCAACAACATATGGAAGCTTACAACCTCCTCTTGGCAAGCATCGCTTGAAG aTTGTCGAGTTCATCTCTGTTCTACTGTCAATTGATAGTGAAGCTGCTGAAATGCGACTGATCCATCTAGGAGCAATCAAGCGTGCTATAGATCTATTTTTTGA GTACCCATTTAACAACTTTTTGCACCATCATGTGGAGAATATCATCGGGTCCTGTTTAGAAAGTAAGCAGGATCACCTGATTGGGCATGCTCTTGATGAGTGTAAACTTGTTACAAGAATTCTGGAAGCAGATAAATACTCTGCTCTGTCAACAGATTTAACTAAG CATACATTATCTTCAGAGGGGAAATCTCCACCAAGGATAGGAATTGTTGGTCATACGACACGCATAGCTAACAAGCTCATTCAGCTAGCCAACACCAACATCGCAGTCCAATCACATTTGCAG AATTCTGGTTGGATTGAGTGGCATTCCAGTATCCTAACAAAGCGTAATGCATTAGAAAATGTTTACCAGTGGGCTTGTGG TCGACCAACATCACTGCAGGATCGTGGTAGGgacagtgatgatgaagacttCCGAGATAGGGACTACGATGTGGCCGCACTTGCTAGTAATTTAAGTCAGGCATTTAAATATGGTACTTACAGTAATGAGGATATTGATGAG GCCCAAGTATCACTCGAGCGGGATGATGAG gatgtatattttgatgatgaaTCTGCGGAGGTAGTAATCTCCTCTCTTCGCCTTGGAGATGTACAAGACAG CTCTCTCTTTACAAATTCCAATTGGTTTGCGTTTGATGAGGACAAAGCATTGAATGATGGTCCGGTTACCTTAGAAGCTTCCTCATCCCCAAATTCAGAGAAATCTTCGCCAGAAGTGGATGACGAGTATGATGAAGTAATTCTTGGTGAAGTTATAGATGACACAAAAGGTTCTAAACCACCTTTTCCAATCTCCAACAAGGACTCAAGTGAAGAGTCTGTTCACACAGTCTTGACAAATGGCCCCGTTGACAAGTTGGAAGATGACATCAGACCACCAACTCCTGATGTGAAAGAGAGTCCACCTGAGTGTGTCGAATGGATGGAGGAAGAATCTGAACCTGGTGTTGTTGCTGAGAAGGATACTGCGGTTCCTAATTTTGAGGCTGGAAGTGAGAAGCAGCTGAATGCCACCGATGATGTCATGcctgttgaggccaaatcagAAGAGGAAAAAGCGAGTGATAATTCTTTTGGATCTTCAATGCCTGAGGCTACAGCAGAAGAAGCGTTACCAGTTTCACCTGATGTTAATTCAATCAAGCATCCTGAACCAGTCAATGACAGTACCGGTTTGGAGTCTCCAGTGGACGAACAAAACCACGAGAAGGATGAAAATCAGGGGGAATGA
- the LOC133925004 gene encoding uncharacterized protein LOC133925004 isoform X1 yields the protein MFWHVPGLSAASPVDTILDKENFKLEDLLEEDEIIQECKALNTRLINFLRDKVQVEQLLCYIVEEAPEDAEKKRIFRFPFIACEIFTCEVDVIMKTLVEDEDLMNLLFSFLKPDHPHGTLSAGYFAKVVICLMLRKTLPLVSYVQDHPEIVSQLVDLIGITSIMEVLIRLIGADETMYSSYADSMQWLDDIKVLEMIVDKFSTSDSPEVHANAAEILCAITRYAPPALAAKISSPSFVGRLFQHAFESSRPKSVLVHSLAVCISLLDPKRLVSASYQAFCSQLSHGTLVTASPETVNGMLDSLGDLLKLLDISSAENVLPTTYGSLQPPLGKHRLKIVEFISVLLSIDSEAAEMRLIHLGAIKRAIDLFFEYPFNNFLHHHVENIIGSCLESKQDHLIGHALDECKLVTRILEADKYSALSTDLTKHTLSSEGKSPPRIGIVGHTTRIANKLIQLANTNIAVQSHLQNSGWIEWHSSILTKRNALENVYQWACGRPTSLQDRGRDSDDEDFRDRDYDVAALASNLSQAFKYGTYSNEDIDEAQVSLERDDEDVYFDDESAEVVISSLRLGDVQDSSSLFTNSNWFAFDEDKALNDGPVTLEASSSPNSEKSSPEVDDEYDEVILGEVIDDTKGSKPPFPISNKDSSEESVHTVLTNGPVDKLEDDIRPPTPDVKESPPECVEWMEEESEPGVVAEKDTAVPNFEAGSEKQLNATDDVMPVEAKSEEEKASDNSFGSSMPEATAEEALPVSPDVNSIKHPEPVNDSTGLESPVDEQNHEKDENQGE from the exons ATGTTTTGGCACGTGCCTGGACTCTCCGCTGCATCACCT GTGGATACTATTTTGGACAAGGAAAATTTTAAGTTGGAGGATCTTCTCGAGGAGGATGAAATAATCCAGGAGTGCAAAGCACTGAATACCCGCCTAATAAATTT TTTGCGAGACAAGGTTCAAGTGGAGCAATTGCTCTGCTACATTGTAGAAGAGGCACCTGAGGatgcagaaaagaaaaggatatttAG ATTTCCTTTTATAGCTTGTGAAATATTTACGTGTGAAGTGGATGTCATCATGAAGACATTAGTGGAGGATGAAGAT CTCATGAATTTACTTTTCTCATTCCTGAAACCTGACCACCCTCATGGTACATTGTCTGCTGGTTACTTTGCCAAG GTAGTGATTTGCTTGATGCTGAGGAAGACACTCCCACTTGTTAGTTACGTGCAG GACCATCCTGAAATAGTTAGCCAACTTGTGGATCTTATTGGGATTACTTCTATCATGGAG GTTTTGATTCGCTTAATCGGTGCTGATGAAACTATGTATTCAAGTTACGCGGATTCTATGCAATGGTTAGATGACATAAAGGTCCTTGAGATGATTGTTGACAAGTTCAGCACATCA GATTCTCCTGAGGTTCATGCAAATGCTGCTGAAATCCTTTGTGCAATAACTAGATATGCCCCTCCAGCACTTGCTGCAAAGATTTCCAGTCCAAG CTTTGTGGGAAGATTATTTCAACATGCTTTTGAATCTTCAAGGCCTAAATCGGTGCTGGTCCACTCACTGGCAGTGTGCATATCTTTGTTAGATCCTAAGAGACTTGTATCAGCTTCCTACCAGGCTTTCTGTAGTCAGTTAAGCCATGGAACACTGGTCACTGCAAGTCCAGAAACAGTTAATGGCATGCTGGATAGCCTAG GTGATTTGTTAAAGCTGCTGGATATTTCATCTGCTGAAAATGTTCTGCCAACAACATATGGAAGCTTACAACCTCCTCTTGGCAAGCATCGCTTGAAG aTTGTCGAGTTCATCTCTGTTCTACTGTCAATTGATAGTGAAGCTGCTGAAATGCGACTGATCCATCTAGGAGCAATCAAGCGTGCTATAGATCTATTTTTTGA GTACCCATTTAACAACTTTTTGCACCATCATGTGGAGAATATCATCGGGTCCTGTTTAGAAAGTAAGCAGGATCACCTGATTGGGCATGCTCTTGATGAGTGTAAACTTGTTACAAGAATTCTGGAAGCAGATAAATACTCTGCTCTGTCAACAGATTTAACTAAG CATACATTATCTTCAGAGGGGAAATCTCCACCAAGGATAGGAATTGTTGGTCATACGACACGCATAGCTAACAAGCTCATTCAGCTAGCCAACACCAACATCGCAGTCCAATCACATTTGCAG AATTCTGGTTGGATTGAGTGGCATTCCAGTATCCTAACAAAGCGTAATGCATTAGAAAATGTTTACCAGTGGGCTTGTGG TCGACCAACATCACTGCAGGATCGTGGTAGGgacagtgatgatgaagacttCCGAGATAGGGACTACGATGTGGCCGCACTTGCTAGTAATTTAAGTCAGGCATTTAAATATGGTACTTACAGTAATGAGGATATTGATGAG GCCCAAGTATCACTCGAGCGGGATGATGAG gatgtatattttgatgatgaaTCTGCGGAGGTAGTAATCTCCTCTCTTCGCCTTGGAGATGTACAAGACAG TAGCTCTCTCTTTACAAATTCCAATTGGTTTGCGTTTGATGAGGACAAAGCATTGAATGATGGTCCGGTTACCTTAGAAGCTTCCTCATCCCCAAATTCAGAGAAATCTTCGCCAGAAGTGGATGACGAGTATGATGAAGTAATTCTTGGTGAAGTTATAGATGACACAAAAGGTTCTAAACCACCTTTTCCAATCTCCAACAAGGACTCAAGTGAAGAGTCTGTTCACACAGTCTTGACAAATGGCCCCGTTGACAAGTTGGAAGATGACATCAGACCACCAACTCCTGATGTGAAAGAGAGTCCACCTGAGTGTGTCGAATGGATGGAGGAAGAATCTGAACCTGGTGTTGTTGCTGAGAAGGATACTGCGGTTCCTAATTTTGAGGCTGGAAGTGAGAAGCAGCTGAATGCCACCGATGATGTCATGcctgttgaggccaaatcagAAGAGGAAAAAGCGAGTGATAATTCTTTTGGATCTTCAATGCCTGAGGCTACAGCAGAAGAAGCGTTACCAGTTTCACCTGATGTTAATTCAATCAAGCATCCTGAACCAGTCAATGACAGTACCGGTTTGGAGTCTCCAGTGGACGAACAAAACCACGAGAAGGATGAAAATCAGGGGGAATGA
- the LOC133925002 gene encoding uncharacterized protein LOC133925002, translating to MEYERIHQKAQAGALSPTKLRMKLLGAHNRVRVITNNSSSRTSPAKNTETSQAQNRLLVCDVLEEVSDNSDGSKRPSAINKTEAVENDSALDSNKVQNTSKISVPQPAPVNSSIIYPVRTVEDDGNDCDSGLDNASTSSFEFHGGERTATQNPAAGYFSRQTSSKWNDAEKWIVNRQNVNQNISKGTAQNQTAHQMNSAAARGAIVPKVSGRPVQNMKRVNPASSASRSILERLSFASHQPKLVRHADVFPVNNASATSEYHKATDPGSSIAVKPYSDPKVIRTVQSVSVRDVGTEMTPIPSQEPSRTGTPLGSMTPTRSPNCSIPSTPVGGRSTASPGEDNTDDGPYFNRKGGTNELSDTEMRLKTRKEIAALGMQLGKMNIATWASKEELELVSAAPSIADMERMRKEYASRAAAYEEAENSKHTARLKKEDVKIEAWESRQRAKAESEMRRIEEHAERMRSEAMAKMAEKLEMTRRIAEEKRALANARMNRQAAIAVQKAEKIRQTGRVRGSNILCCSGCFCEP from the exons ATGGAGTACGAGAGGATTCATCAGAAAGCCCAG GCTGGTGCTCTTTCTCCAACGAAGCTAAGGATGAAGCTTCTGGGTGCCCACAATCGAGTAAGGGTCATCACCAACAACTCATCGTCGCGCACATCGCCTGCAAAAAACACTGAGACGTCACAAGCGCAGAACAGGCTCTTAGTCTGTGATGTTCTTGAAGAAG TTTCAGACAACTCTGATGGCTCCAAACGCCCTTCAGCAATCAACAAAACTGAAGCTGTAGAAAATGATTCAGCATTGGATAGTAATAAGGTCCAGAACACATCCAAGATTTCAGTTCCCCAACCAGCACCAGTCAACTCAAGCATAATATATCCAGTGAGAACTGTGGAAGATGACGGTAATGACTGTGATAGTGGGCTTGACAATGCTAGTACCAGTAGCTTTGAGTTCCATGGAGGTGAGAGGACGGCGACGCAGAATCCAGCGGCGGGATATTTCTCTAGACAGACTTCCTCCAAGTGGAATGATGCAGAGAAATGGATTGTGAACCGGCAGAATGTTAATCAGAACATCTCCAAGGGCACagcacaaaaccagactgcacACCAGATGAATTCTGCCGCAGCCAGGGGTGCCATTGTACCCAAAGTTTCTGGTCGCCCTGTGCAGAACATGAAACGAGTGAATCCAGCTTCTTCTGCTTCTCGAAGCATATTAGAGAGGTTATCTTTTGCTTCGCATCAGCCAAAGCTGGTTAGGCATGCGGATGTCTTTCCAGTTAATAATGCTAGTGCCACCTCAGAGTATCACAAGGCAACTGACCCTGGTTCATCAATTGCAGTGAAGCCCTACAGCGATCCAAAAG TTATTCGTACAGTTCAGTCAGTGTCCGTGAGAGATGTGGGCACAGAAATGACTCCAATACCTAGTCAGGAACCTTCAAGGACTGGAACTCCACTTGGGTCAATGACACCAACACGAAGCCCTAATTGTTCGATACCATCGACTCCTGTAGGAGGGAGGTCAACAGCGTCACCCGGTGAAGACAACACAGATGATGGTCCATACTTCAACAGAAAAGGTGGCACAAATGAATTGTCAGATACTGAAATGAGGCTTAAGACAAGGAAAGAAATTGCTGCCCTTGGTATGCAGCTAGGAAAGATGAACATTGCTACATGGGCTAGCAAAGAAGAGCTAGAACTAGTCTCTGCAGCACCGAGCATTGCTGATATGGAGCGGATGAGGAAGGAATATGCCTCCCGTGCAGCAGCATATGAGGAGGCAGAAAATTCTAAACATACAGCAAG ATTAAAAAAGGAAGATGTGAAGATTGAAGCTTGGGAGAGTCGTCAAAGAGCAAAAGCTGAATCTGAAATGAGAAGAATAGAG GAACATGCAGAGAGAATGAGAAGTGAGGCCATGGCAAAGATGGCTGAAAAGTTAGAGATGACACGGCGTATAGCCGAAGAGAAACGAGCGTTAGCCAATGCCAGGATGAACCGGCAAGCAGCAATAGCAGTTCAGAAGGCCGAGAAGATTCGCCAGACAGGACGAGTTCGAGGATCAAATATCCTATGCTGCAGTGGCTGCTTCTGTgaaccttag